Genomic segment of Marispirochaeta aestuarii:
ATAACTCCTCCTTGGAATTGTGATTGAGCTCATGGTATCCCCGCTGTGCTTCCCGGTACATGAGATATCTTCCTGAGTTTTTTATGAATTTTTACCCTGCTTTAAGATCAGTTTGGATTTTTTACGGAAAAAGTATAAAAAATTACGGACAGGCGCAGGGATCCCTGGAAACTGCCGTCATTCGATAGTCCCTGGGAGAAATGCCCGTGTTTTTTTTGAATATGAAGCTGAAGTAGTGGGGATCGCTGTACCCGACTTCGTAGGCGATATCGGAACACTTCATTGCACTGCAGCTCAGAAGTCTTTTAGCGTTTTCTATCCTGGTATTCGTCAGGTACTCGATAAAGGTTTCTCCGGCTTCCTGAGAAAAAATTGTGCTGAAGTGATTCGGGCTGACATATACGAAGGAGGCCACGGTATTCAGAGACATATCCTGACTCATGTAATTTTCGGCTATGTAGTTCTTTGCCTTTCGTATAATCCCGTTATGCCGGGTATTCATATGCTCATCCCGGTAAAGGATCCACATCTCAATAAGGTTTCTGAGTTGTCCGCGAAAGGGAATCGAAGAATCAGCAAGTGAATCCCCGAGATCATGTTGCAGGGAGACGGGAATTGCCTGCTGCGGATCGCCCTCAATCTCTTCAACCAGTCCCGAGATAATTTCTATCAGATCGTTGTAGACAAGAAGAAAAAAACTCGAGTCCGCAACGTCAAGGGACTTCCTGCCAAAGACATCAAGATACAGGTCAATAATGTCGTCGACCTCTTCCCGGGCGGCAAAACGAAGTCTTTCAACCACAGGGCCTTCTTCTTTTCGTCTGGAATTATCCCTGCGGCTCCACTGTATATCACTGACACCGATGATCTTGTTCTTCCCCGTCAGGGACATATATCGTACAGCACGGTCAGCATCTGCATAGGAATCGACAATCTCACCTACGTGGCTTACCATCGAACCAATCCCAATGGAAACCCTGCAGCCGCTGTTACGCTCAGTCTCAAAGCGTATCGCCTGGGCAAGGGAATACACGGTATCATCAGCAGAATCTCTGCTCAAATTCTTGAAAATAAGTCCCTGTTTTTCCAGACTGGGAGAAAAAAGCAGGACTTCCTCTCTCTCCTTTACCAGGGAGGATATAATCGATTTAACCACAGCATAGTCGGAAAAGGTATCCGATCCGGGCACAACATCCACGATCATTACAACATATGAGTTCGCTATAAGATCGATTCCCAGGGCACGGGCAGACTCAATCGCATCCCCTGAACTCAGCTGTCCGGTGACAAGATCACAAATCCATTTCTCCCGCATTACCTCCTGGGAAGAACGGATCTTCATTTTCAGGGTCTCGATATTGGTAATACGCTCCTTTTCTTCTTCTATCTGCCGGGTAACTTTCTCGAGGGTTGCGAGCATATCTGCAGAAGATACAGGCTTCAGCAGGTACTCGTCGATACCTATGGAAATCGCATCTTTTGCATATTGGAACTCATCGTGACCGGAAAGAATGATTATCTTAATCCAGGGCTGATCCTTCTTGACAATCCGCGAAAGGGTAAGTCCATCCATAAAGGGCATTTTTATATCCGTAATCAGTATGTCGGGTTTTACCTCCTGTAGAACCGTCAGTGCCATCTCTCCGTCAGGGGCCTCCCCCGCCAGTGTATAGGGAGTACGATCCCATGGAATACTGTTTCGGATTCCCTCCCTGGTAACAATTTCATCCTCAACAAGAAATACGCTATACATATTCTCTGATCTCCGGCAGTTTAAAAGTAACAACGGTTCCTTCTCTGTACCGGCTCTCAATATGCAGTTTCGTTCCGCTGTTGTAATAGAGGGCCAGACGTTTATTTACATTATACAGACCGTAAACATCACTCAATTCGGAGCTGTCCAGGCTTCCATCAATCTGTTTATTAATATCTTCCAGCCGCTCAGGTTTCAACCCGATACCATCATCGGCAACCTGAAAACAGAGGTAGGGCTTCTCTCTCCAGCCCTTTACTGAAAGTCTGCCCCGACCCCTCTTGTTCTTTATCCCGTGATACAGTGCATTCTCCACCAGGGGCTGCAGAAGAAGCTTGAGCATGGTTTTATCCGCCATCTCATTATCATAATCTATACTGTAATCCAGTATATCCCGATAGCGAATTTTCT
This window contains:
- a CDS encoding response regulator transcription factor, translated to MYSVFLVEDEIVTREGIRNSIPWDRTPYTLAGEAPDGEMALTVLQEVKPDILITDIKMPFMDGLTLSRIVKKDQPWIKIIILSGHDEFQYAKDAISIGIDEYLLKPVSSADMLATLEKVTRQIEEEKERITNIETLKMKIRSSQEVMREKWICDLVTGQLSSGDAIESARALGIDLIANSYVVMIVDVVPGSDTFSDYAVVKSIISSLVKEREEVLLFSPSLEKQGLIFKNLSRDSADDTVYSLAQAIRFETERNSGCRVSIGIGSMVSHVGEIVDSYADADRAVRYMSLTGKNKIIGVSDIQWSRRDNSRRKEEGPVVERLRFAAREEVDDIIDLYLDVFGRKSLDVADSSFFLLVYNDLIEIISGLVEEIEGDPQQAIPVSLQHDLGDSLADSSIPFRGQLRNLIEMWILYRDEHMNTRHNGIIRKAKNYIAENYMSQDMSLNTVASFVYVSPNHFSTIFSQEAGETFIEYLTNTRIENAKRLLSCSAMKCSDIAYEVGYSDPHYFSFIFKKNTGISPRDYRMTAVSRDPCACP